GTACAGCCACAGGAATTGTGCAGCCACAATTCCTGGCTGCACTTCTATCCAGCAGATGGCAGTAATGCAtagttaaactttttaaaaaagtgaataaatctCAAAATCCTTTTTGATAGCTTTTCTTTTCACCATTCCAAGTGACAAACCATCTGTGAACTCTTGACCCTGGTCTGTTGGCATTGTGTAATTCTACCCTCACTAGCAAATTATTTGCCATAttgaaatataatttcaaaaacttaaaatggACTGGTAAGTGATTTTTGACCACTTATATCTACAAATGCATTGATTTCCGATCACTGACAGAAGACTATGTGGTCAAATAAGAAGGtgagaaaaatcagtttttggtAACAAAAGCACTGcccaaaactgtttttattggtcttattagtgcaaattgcattttctttaggAACTACATCACTTTAGTCAAAACTTGCCCcacaataagaaaatattgtttatagGCCACTGTAATACAAATTTAACTTCCTGTCAACAGAACTATTCCAGCTAAAACTGATAAACCCACATGATCAGGTTTATTGCCACTAATGTCAGGGTAGCAGTTAATCTTATGAACTGAAggtttagtgttttttgttttttcagctcaAGAGTCAGGAGGCTCTCCCTGTCCCAGCTCATGTCCCGACCTAAACAAATCCCAGACTCTCAGCTCCCTGTCAGAGAGCGGGGCTGTGCTGGTGGAGGTCTGCTGTCTTCTTGTCCTAGCAGTTGATAATAAGGTACGTGTCCTGAAATGTATACAGATGCTGCTGACAACTTTAAAGCCACCTACACTGTTAATGAAAACTAATGACAGTTGCATAGCATTAGGGTCAGAAGTGaatgtttctaatttttctttttttcttgcaggcAGCAGCGGAGGAGCTGTGTCTTTTGCTCAGCCAGGTCTTTCAAATTGTTTACACAGAATCAACTATAGACTTTCTAGACAGAGCCATATTTGATGGAGCTACAACACCTACAAGACACCCTTCTTTGTACAGTGGTGAGGAAACACAGTCCCTATAAATAGTGTTACATAAACTGTTTACTGATAATCAATTACATAAAGCTTTGTGCTCTTATCAAGCCGCTAACCtaaagttgtaaatatttttgtcattttaaagacgACTCTTCGAGCAAAGTAGATGTCAAGGAGGCTTTTGAGAGAGAAACCAGCCCGTTGTATGTACATTTGAGCACAACCATTTTTGATTTAAAGGCTGGTTCACTTACAGCTTACACTGGTGTGTATTTATTCAGTCCTTTCCAGGCCACAGAAGGAAGCTCTCCATCTACATCCACCCCTGCATACCCTCAGACAAAGGCCCCAAGTGAAGGAGAGCTCAGCACCACTGCTGCAGAGCTTCTGCAGGACTACATGACTACAGTAAggcatttcatttatttattttttttgcctcataGGGAGCACAAATGGCTAAGGCATTctctaaaacactttttaatgtgTCAATGATGTCtggcttgtgtttttttttttttttttttttttctacacagttGCGAACAAAGCTATCATCGCAGGAGATCCAGCAGTTTGCAGCTCTGCTCCATGAATACAGGAATGGTTCCTCTATTCACGAGTTCTGCATCAACCTGCGACAGCTCTACGGGGACAGCAGGAAATTCCTCCTGCTTGGTACAAACACCTTATTTCACCGTAACAAACTTTTGTCAGGCTACAATTTGATGATAATTTAATAGGCCATGGAACATGGAAGaggctaattttattttgacatgaacataaagtaccaagaaaacatacaaatttgTGTATGtttcataaacattttgtattttcttcatgTCTAAGAGATGTTTGACATTATTTCTGTCCTCCCTTTAAGGCCTGCGTCCCTTCATACCCGAGAAGGACAGCCAGCACTTTGAAAATTTCCTAGAGACCATCGGAGTGAAGGACGGCCGCGGCATAATCACGGACAGCTTCGGCCGCTGCAAACGCACGCCCAGCTCCGCCTCCGACTCCACCACCAATGGCAACGGTGCGGCGGGAGGAAGCGGCGACAGCACGGCGTCGGAGGAGGGCCGGGACGCCTCCGAAGGCGACGAATGGGACCGTATGATTACTGACATCAGCAACGACATCGAAGCTCTTGGCTGCAGCATGGACCAGGAGGCGGTGACCCCCTGACCTGTTGACGTGAAACCATGGCCACACCTCAGACGAGCGGTTGGCTTTACTAAAGCGGATCAGATGAAGGTGGTCCATAGCACTGACCTAAGATTTGGTTAAATGTTTATTCCTCTAATTATCAAGAGGACGTTCTATTGGCCCTGTACATTTAAGGAAAATCTTTCTGTCGAGTCGACTTACGCACTTATGCAGACCTTGTAGTGGACTTGCagttgttgttttacatttcagctGGATTTGCCTCagagttattttaaaacttttatctttGGTTTTATACTCATTTATTGGCAGCATCTGCCACTTCTCTCTGTGATAAAGCTTGGCTCTCCAGTCAGCGCAGCAGCGACTGGAGAATCCACCGGTAGACTGTGCACACATTTTAGAAGGTTAAGACTGAGATTTGTATCTTAATTTAACCATAAATTAATCGGCTTCATCCACCTTcggttttcttcatttgttttgatgtaACA
The Gambusia affinis linkage group LG22, SWU_Gaff_1.0, whole genome shotgun sequence DNA segment above includes these coding regions:
- the ccm2 gene encoding cerebral cavernous malformations protein 2 homolog; the encoded protein is MEEDVKKVKKPGIVSPFKRVFLKGEKGRDKKAQEKSTERRALHTFSLSQSDHRIDPDILLNDYIEKEVKYLGQLTSVPGYLNPSSRTEVLQLIDNARKSHQLAGQLTSDQDAVVSLSAYNIKLVWRDGEDIILRVPIHDIAAVSYIRDDSLHFVVIKTAQESGGSPCPSSCPDLNKSQTLSSLSESGAVLVEVCCLLVLAVDNKAAAEELCLLLSQVFQIVYTESTIDFLDRAIFDGATTPTRHPSLYSDDSSSKVDVKEAFERETSPFPFQATEGSSPSTSTPAYPQTKAPSEGELSTTAAELLQDYMTTLRTKLSSQEIQQFAALLHEYRNGSSIHEFCINLRQLYGDSRKFLLLGLRPFIPEKDSQHFENFLETIGVKDGRGIITDSFGRCKRTPSSASDSTTNGNGAAGGSGDSTASEEGRDASEGDEWDRMITDISNDIEALGCSMDQEAVTP